A DNA window from Anaerocolumna sp. AGMB13020 contains the following coding sequences:
- a CDS encoding extracellular solute-binding protein produces MKRKAIALLLAMAMCTTVFWGCGKGNNGESNSKAAGAGASADTTDENGKINGLMNKEGLPLVDEGTYGFSIFVDDSSESGEFYMIDEFKKQTNVDVTLKVFPYETATERLNLDLNSGDYADVIGGWTLNDSMILTYGVKQGIFIPLEDYFEKYCPNISAILDLPGVREKMTAPDGHIYTIPYVTGDTTVSYSPYINSRWLKNIGMEMPASTEEFADVLRAFKEKDANGNGDAGDEIPFSADPNNKHIEAMTGWFGLPMDKYGVAIQGDKVVYGGISKQYREFLSWFNGLYKEGLIDMELFTQDSSTWEGKGNKDLYGVSIAYGSNEFSGIVQTTEKSEFDVLPVLNTDKEGIWLKDTNGFSVFRTQAVITDKAKNPEIICRWFDNAFALENGIGCSRGPVGVVTMKEGNGYRAIDTSTLPEDQQEKVSWSNLWPQALPKYLPAGFKFIEDSPLYDEKKTMENTYEANLTKEVIPSNWIALDDIDRYSDISTALTDYFNQQQALFVTGELDVNDDAQWKAYTDGLNALGLEDWVKMRGIEGIAE; encoded by the coding sequence ATGAAAAGGAAAGCAATAGCACTCTTATTGGCTATGGCAATGTGCACAACAGTTTTTTGGGGTTGCGGCAAAGGAAACAATGGAGAAAGCAACAGCAAGGCAGCAGGGGCAGGTGCTTCTGCGGATACGACGGATGAAAATGGCAAGATCAATGGACTCATGAACAAAGAAGGGCTTCCGCTGGTAGATGAAGGTACCTATGGTTTCTCGATTTTTGTGGATGATTCCAGTGAATCCGGAGAATTCTACATGATAGATGAGTTTAAGAAACAGACGAATGTAGATGTTACACTAAAGGTTTTTCCTTATGAAACTGCCACAGAGCGACTGAATCTGGATCTGAATTCCGGTGATTATGCGGATGTTATCGGAGGCTGGACTTTAAATGACAGTATGATCCTGACCTATGGAGTAAAACAGGGTATTTTCATTCCTCTGGAAGATTATTTTGAGAAATATTGTCCTAATATCTCTGCTATCCTGGATTTACCGGGCGTAAGAGAGAAAATGACAGCACCGGATGGACACATTTATACCATACCTTATGTAACCGGCGATACAACGGTCAGCTATTCTCCTTATATCAACAGCAGATGGCTGAAAAATATAGGAATGGAAATGCCTGCCTCTACAGAGGAATTCGCAGACGTACTAAGGGCTTTTAAAGAAAAAGATGCCAATGGAAATGGTGACGCCGGCGATGAGATTCCTTTTTCTGCAGATCCCAATAATAAACATATAGAAGCCATGACCGGTTGGTTTGGGTTACCCATGGACAAATATGGTGTTGCTATACAGGGGGATAAGGTTGTTTACGGCGGTATCAGTAAACAATACAGAGAGTTCCTGAGCTGGTTCAACGGCCTTTATAAAGAGGGCCTGATAGATATGGAACTTTTTACACAGGACTCTTCCACCTGGGAAGGAAAAGGAAATAAAGATCTTTATGGTGTATCCATCGCTTATGGCAGCAATGAATTTTCAGGTATTGTTCAGACAACGGAGAAAAGTGAATTTGACGTACTCCCTGTACTTAATACTGACAAAGAAGGTATCTGGTTAAAGGATACTAACGGTTTCAGTGTATTCAGAACCCAGGCTGTAATTACTGATAAAGCAAAGAATCCTGAAATTATCTGCAGGTGGTTTGATAATGCCTTTGCACTGGAAAATGGAATCGGCTGCAGCAGAGGTCCTGTAGGAGTTGTCACAATGAAGGAAGGTAACGGTTATCGTGCAATTGATACTTCAACACTTCCGGAAGATCAGCAGGAAAAGGTCAGCTGGAGCAACTTATGGCCACAGGCTCTGCCAAAATATCTTCCTGCAGGCTTTAAGTTCATTGAAGACAGCCCTCTTTATGATGAGAAAAAGACAATGGAAAATACCTATGAGGCTAATCTGACAAAAGAGGTCATTCCCTCCAACTGGATAGCTCTTGACGATATCGACAGATATTCTGATATCAGTACAGCCCTTACAGATTACTTCAATCAGCAGCAGGCTCTCTTCGTTACCGGAGAACTGGATGTAAATGATGATGCTCAATGGAAAGCCTATACAGACGGTCTTAATGCCCTTGGCCTGGAGGATTGGGTTAAAATGCGAGGAATTGAAGGAATAGCAGAATAA
- a CDS encoding ABC transporter permease: MISKREKKKGHTLRIFKRDLSLWMFCLPGIVLTFIFSYIPMYGIQLAFRRYNGREGIWGSPWVGLYYFKRFFESPYFDSTIRNTLVLSLYGLLISFPIPIILALMLNSFRHKRYRKVIQTVTYAPNFISTVVMCGMIILFLSPSVGVINHIMEFLGLDTFNFMAKKEYWRHIYVWTGVWQSTGWSSVIYFAALSGISPELHEAGRCDGATKLQLIRYIDLPSILPTATILLIMSCGSILSVGFEKAYLLQNNLNLTVSEIISTYVYKVGLINNDISYSTAIGLFNTLINLVMLIAVNKAADKLSGNSLW, translated from the coding sequence TTGACCTTTATCTTCAGCTACATTCCCATGTACGGAATACAGCTTGCGTTCCGGCGGTATAACGGAAGAGAGGGGATATGGGGCAGTCCCTGGGTGGGGCTGTATTATTTTAAGAGGTTCTTTGAATCCCCTTATTTTGATTCAACCATTCGAAACACCCTGGTGTTGAGTCTCTACGGGCTCCTCATATCCTTTCCGATTCCAATTATCCTGGCACTGATGCTGAATTCCTTTCGGCATAAGAGATACCGAAAAGTAATTCAGACAGTTACCTATGCACCGAACTTTATTTCAACGGTTGTCATGTGCGGTATGATCATACTGTTTCTATCGCCTTCCGTGGGGGTAATCAACCACATAATGGAGTTTCTGGGGCTTGATACATTTAATTTTATGGCTAAGAAAGAATATTGGAGACACATATATGTCTGGACGGGAGTCTGGCAGAGTACAGGATGGAGTTCAGTCATCTATTTTGCAGCCTTATCCGGTATAAGTCCGGAGCTGCATGAAGCCGGGCGCTGTGATGGAGCTACCAAACTTCAGCTTATTCGATACATAGATTTACCCTCCATTCTGCCTACAGCGACCATCCTGTTAATCATGAGCTGCGGAAGCATTCTTTCTGTGGGTTTTGAAAAAGCCTATCTGCTTCAGAATAATCTGAACCTGACGGTATCTGAGATTATTTCCACCTATGTCTATAAGGTGGGTCTGATTAACAATGACATATCTTATTCAACAGCCATCGGCCTGTTTAATACGTTGATTAACCTGGTCATGCTTATAGCCGTTAACAAAGCGGCTGATAAGCTCTCAGGCAACAGTTTGTGGTAG
- a CDS encoding carbohydrate ABC transporter permease, translating into MDKRKKKTKRCREDVIFDTVTFLVLSLILLIVAYPLYWVVISSISSPSAVSSGEVLWKPIGFTLKGYKEVFRNSAVMRGFLNSVFYTVCGVLVNLAVTLPTAYALSRNAFGGKKPITIFYMITMFFGGGLIPTYLVVKNLHLLNTMWALILPGCLSVYNMIVARTFFKSNISEELYEAAEIDGCSQGKFFFKIALPLSKAIIAILVLYYGVGHWNSYFSALVYISDKDYYPLQLVLRNILITNETALSQTATTQAARDALREKQQLIDVMKYSLIIISSIPVLVMYPFIQKHFVKGVMIGSVKG; encoded by the coding sequence ATGGATAAGAGGAAAAAGAAAACAAAACGATGCAGGGAGGATGTCATATTTGATACGGTAACATTTCTTGTTCTGTCGCTGATTTTATTGATTGTGGCTTACCCCCTGTACTGGGTGGTTATTTCATCCATCAGCAGTCCCAGTGCCGTATCAAGCGGTGAGGTTCTGTGGAAACCCATCGGATTTACCTTAAAGGGTTATAAAGAGGTCTTTCGTAACAGCGCCGTAATGAGAGGTTTCCTGAACTCAGTTTTTTATACAGTCTGCGGAGTTTTAGTCAACCTGGCAGTTACCCTTCCGACAGCTTATGCGTTATCCAGAAATGCATTTGGTGGAAAGAAACCAATAACCATTTTTTATATGATAACCATGTTCTTTGGCGGCGGTCTGATACCTACATATTTAGTGGTCAAGAACCTGCACCTGCTTAATACCATGTGGGCGCTTATCCTTCCGGGATGTCTTAGCGTCTATAATATGATTGTGGCCAGAACCTTTTTTAAGTCCAATATTTCAGAAGAATTGTATGAAGCGGCTGAGATAGATGGGTGTTCCCAGGGGAAATTTTTCTTTAAGATTGCTCTTCCGTTGTCGAAAGCCATTATTGCCATTTTGGTACTCTATTATGGTGTGGGACATTGGAATTCATACTTTTCAGCATTGGTTTATATCTCTGACAAAGATTATTATCCGTTGCAGCTGGTGCTGCGGAATATCCTTATTACGAATGAGACAGCTCTGTCCCAGACAGCAACCACCCAGGCGGCAAGAGATGCTCTTCGTGAGAAGCAGCAATTAATTGACGTTATGAAATACTCCCTTATTATAATCAGCAGTATTCCGGTGCTGGTAATGTATCCCTTTATTCAGAAGCATTTTGTTAAGGGAGTGATGATTGGTTCCGTAAAGGGCTAA